The sequence ACACCCGGCGGCGCATGGGTGGCAGTGCGATATGAGGACTGTTACAAGATCCTGCAGGACTGGGAGCACTTCTCCAGTAATCCGACGCCGGAAGCGTCCGAACAGCTCGCGGGCGATCTGGTCATCACGCTTGACCCGCCGCGCCAGCAGAAGCTCCGGAAGGTGCTCAACCCGTACTTCTCGCCGGCTCGAATGAAAGCACTGACGCCCCAGATCCGTGACGAGACAGATCGATTGATCGATGCCTTCATCGAGGAGGGAACCGGCGATCTGGCCGAGGTCGCATGGCGGCAGCCGGGCATCGTCTTCTTCAAGTACCTCCTCGGCATGCCGATCGAGGATGTTCCCTTGTGCATCGAGCTGACCGATACGGGACTCAACGGCGATACCGTGGAATCGCGCGCGGCGGCCTGGGGTGGGCTGTATCAGCACATTCACGACGCGGTATCGGCACGAATCGATGCGCCGTCACAGGACGACATGATCGATGTCCTTCTCGCGGCCGAGATCGACGGTGAGAAACTCGCCTTCGCCGACGTCGTGTCCAACGCGATGCTGCTTGTTCAGGCCGGCCTCGAAACAACGGCGAGCGCAATGTCGTTCGCGTTTCACTATCTCGGCACCCATCTCGACGAGCGCGACCGGCTCATTCGCGAGCCCGACATCATGCCGCGCGCCATCGAGGAACTGATCCGCTTCGGCGGGTCCATTCACGGCATCCCGCGAACGGTCGCCAAGGAGGTCGACCTGAACGGCCGCACCTTCTGCCCTGGCGAATCGGTCCTGGTCAACTACGCGTCGGCCAATCGTGACGCCGTCGAATTCGCCGATCCTGATCGCTGCATCCTCGACCGCAAGGCCAACCGGCACCTCGGGTTCGGGGCGGGCGTCCATCGTTGCCTCGGCTCCAATCTGGCACGCCTGGAATTTCGAATCGGTGTCGAACAAGCGTTGGCGCGGATACCCGACTACGCCATGGCACCCGATAGTGACACGGTATTTCACGGAAACTCGGTAACGCGCGGATACCGGGTGCTTCCCGTCGTGTTCAGTCCCGGAAAGCGGTCAACCGTATGAGCTATCGAATCATCCAGTGGATGACGGGCGACGTCGGACAGGTCGGTGTCCGGCACTTCGCCCACTGCCCCGTGTTCGACCTGGCCGGAGTATTGGTGCACAGCAAGGACAAGGTCGGCAAGGATGCGGGCGAGATCGCAGGGATCGCGCCGGTCGGCATCGTCGCGACGGACGACATCGAGGCCGTCATCGCCATGGACGCCGACTGCGTCTTCTACACGCCGATCATCATGGACACCGAAACCGTCTGCCGACTGCTGCGATCAGGAAAGAACGTCGTCACCACGAGCGGATTCTTCTACCCAACAGCGGACTTCGCCTCAGACGGCGCCAAGATACGTGCCGCATGTGAGGCTGGCGGAACCACTTTTCATGCCGGTGGCATCCATCCGGGCTACGCCGGAGACATCCTCCCGCTCACACTCGCCCGAGTGATGAGCAGGATCGACCAGAT is a genomic window of Mycobacterium sp. ITM-2016-00318 containing:
- a CDS encoding cytochrome P450, producing MMKSVEEHAANWDLRHEDFNDNDFLYDVYSVMRDRAPFAHTDVPFLSATPGGAWVAVRYEDCYKILQDWEHFSSNPTPEASEQLAGDLVITLDPPRQQKLRKVLNPYFSPARMKALTPQIRDETDRLIDAFIEEGTGDLAEVAWRQPGIVFFKYLLGMPIEDVPLCIELTDTGLNGDTVESRAAAWGGLYQHIHDAVSARIDAPSQDDMIDVLLAAEIDGEKLAFADVVSNAMLLVQAGLETTASAMSFAFHYLGTHLDERDRLIREPDIMPRAIEELIRFGGSIHGIPRTVAKEVDLNGRTFCPGESVLVNYASANRDAVEFADPDRCILDRKANRHLGFGAGVHRCLGSNLARLEFRIGVEQALARIPDYAMAPDSDTVFHGNSVTRGYRVLPVVFSPGKRSTV